In Candidatus Palauibacter australiensis, the following are encoded in one genomic region:
- a CDS encoding YciI family protein → MYVAAFITDKSGAAQARDEMRASFMEYLRSHPAHPDVVVHHGGPTLGDDGESIVGRLIVMEAPSVEAASAFLADSPFARANVFAECHVHAWDWTTGRPR, encoded by the coding sequence ATGTACGTCGCTGCATTCATCACCGATAAGTCCGGGGCGGCGCAAGCGCGGGACGAGATGCGCGCGTCGTTCATGGAGTATCTCCGCAGTCATCCGGCCCACCCGGATGTCGTCGTCCACCACGGCGGGCCGACGCTCGGAGACGATGGCGAGAGCATCGTCGGGCGGCTGATCGTGATGGAGGCTCCCTCGGTCGAGGCTGCGAGCGCATTCCTGGCCGACAGTCCCTTCGCCAGGGCGAACGTGTTCGCCGAGTGCCATGTCCACGCGTGGGACTGGACGACGGGGCGTCCCCGCTAG
- a CDS encoding TlpA disulfide reductase family protein, which translates to MTLSMTPSRAGLAGLAGLAVLAAGCGDARPHSDLMADAAADVEAIRLEQAMARYDSARTKAPDHAEAHRQYAKLASYFSLHAQAARAWERVLELEPGDSAAWEGYIHDLRWAGIFETDRRYAEKILQVLPEALRHAPDRPVIYDEGQEAAADLGQLDAYGAILAELRAMRSDDPILLHAVGALRVARADQEEGDRGQAVRDSIGVVLDALAAEIEGDPDVAAPVLYRLAAGYDFGMLRREDDADRWLERLEAAPDRGDLADDPRYWDLVFDFQEALYGDAEEGDAAEPSRLVAEGLKSRDLGSRGAWVNRNHTIVTQQALASITGDAPSSRTVWGAAAVAAEPPHAPLEPEAAGQLFDASMDAVRWRESVFSTLRGLLYFGIEPQAVLEEARAIEKNLRAHSPGYLYPGLQGDERERSRQSAITGARILQARALTQLGEIEAAGELLEQVANESRNATTLGAYGRHLLLTDRPAEALDAFVEAVAFGGSAFRALADEAAEAAELSPETVEERLAMRQPVVEEELERRELGQRIEREAPEFAIADQNGFEWRLSDLEGKIVVLKFWATWCGPCIEEFPHFVELLKTYEDAEDVVFLTVATAGSPREEVAAQIEEGGFTFPVLFDEQGLALDYEILGYPTTFYVDRAGFIQFKRGGFVESGYEEGVARRIDALRGQ; encoded by the coding sequence ATGACACTCTCCATGACGCCCTCCCGGGCCGGTCTCGCTGGTTTGGCGGGCCTTGCGGTTCTCGCGGCAGGGTGCGGCGATGCGCGCCCGCACTCCGACCTGATGGCGGACGCGGCCGCGGACGTCGAGGCGATCCGGCTGGAACAGGCCATGGCGCGCTACGACTCGGCGCGTACGAAGGCTCCGGACCACGCGGAGGCCCACCGGCAGTACGCGAAGCTGGCCAGTTACTTCAGCCTGCACGCACAAGCCGCGCGGGCGTGGGAACGCGTGCTCGAACTCGAACCCGGCGATTCGGCCGCCTGGGAGGGGTACATCCACGACCTTCGCTGGGCCGGCATCTTCGAGACGGATCGGAGGTACGCGGAGAAGATCCTGCAGGTCCTCCCGGAAGCGCTCCGCCACGCGCCGGATCGTCCCGTCATCTACGACGAGGGGCAGGAGGCGGCGGCGGATCTCGGACAGCTCGACGCGTACGGCGCGATCCTCGCCGAGCTGCGGGCCATGCGGTCGGACGACCCGATCCTCCTCCACGCCGTGGGAGCGCTCCGCGTCGCGCGGGCGGATCAGGAGGAGGGGGACCGAGGTCAGGCCGTGAGGGATTCGATCGGAGTCGTGCTCGACGCGCTCGCCGCCGAGATCGAAGGCGATCCGGATGTCGCGGCGCCGGTGCTGTACCGGCTCGCGGCGGGGTATGACTTCGGCATGCTGCGGCGGGAAGACGACGCGGACCGCTGGCTCGAGCGTCTCGAAGCCGCGCCTGATCGCGGCGACCTGGCGGACGACCCGCGGTACTGGGATCTGGTGTTCGATTTCCAGGAGGCCCTCTACGGCGATGCCGAGGAAGGCGACGCGGCCGAGCCGTCGCGCCTCGTTGCCGAAGGGCTGAAGTCAAGGGATCTCGGAAGCCGCGGCGCGTGGGTGAACCGCAACCACACGATCGTGACGCAGCAGGCGCTTGCTTCAATCACGGGCGATGCGCCGAGCAGCAGGACCGTGTGGGGGGCGGCAGCCGTCGCGGCCGAACCACCGCACGCGCCGCTCGAACCGGAAGCGGCCGGGCAGCTGTTCGATGCCTCGATGGACGCGGTCCGCTGGCGAGAGAGCGTGTTCTCGACGCTTCGTGGTCTGCTCTACTTCGGGATCGAGCCGCAGGCCGTGCTCGAGGAGGCGCGCGCGATCGAAAAAAACCTCCGCGCCCACAGTCCCGGATACCTGTACCCCGGTCTTCAGGGCGACGAGCGGGAGAGGTCGCGGCAGTCCGCGATCACTGGCGCCCGCATCCTCCAGGCTCGCGCGCTCACGCAACTCGGGGAAATCGAGGCGGCCGGCGAGTTGTTGGAGCAGGTGGCGAACGAGTCACGGAACGCGACCACGCTGGGCGCGTATGGGCGTCACCTCCTCCTCACAGACCGGCCCGCGGAGGCTCTGGATGCCTTCGTGGAGGCGGTCGCGTTCGGTGGATCCGCGTTCCGCGCGCTCGCGGACGAAGCGGCCGAGGCGGCCGAACTATCCCCCGAGACGGTCGAGGAGCGGCTCGCGATGCGGCAACCCGTCGTGGAGGAGGAGTTGGAACGCCGGGAACTCGGCCAGCGCATCGAGCGCGAGGCGCCGGAGTTCGCGATCGCGGACCAGAACGGTTTCGAGTGGCGGCTGAGCGACCTCGAGGGGAAGATCGTCGTGCTCAAATTCTGGGCCACGTGGTGCGGTCCGTGCATCGAGGAGTTTCCGCACTTCGTCGAACTCCTGAAGACGTACGAGGACGCGGAGGATGTGGTCTTCCTCACCGTCGCCACGGCGGGGTCTCCGCGGGAAGAGGTCGCCGCGCAGATCGAGGAGGGCGGCTTCACGTTCCCGGTCCTGTTCGACGAACAGGGCCTCGCCCTCGACTACGAGATCCTCGGCTACCCGACGACTTTCTACGTGGACCGGGCGGGGTTCATTCAGTTCAAGCGCGGGGGCTTCGTCGAATCCGGCTACGAAGAGGGCGTCGCGCGCCGCATCGACGCCCTCCGCGGCCAGTAG
- a CDS encoding sodium/proline symporter → MPSPVIIGVVVVYLLFLLVIGVWGGKESHDVKGYYAAGKKLPSWVLAFSSNATGESAWLLLGLTGIGYALGMHALWVVLGEVLGVALAWAFVARPFKAFTDRYGSITVPDYLEDRFRDKTHSFRIVGAVIVLSMVAFYVGAQLTATGKAFDSFLGTGYGVGVGLGLAVVLFYTVVGGFKAVAYSDFAQGVLMFACLLVLPFVGIGAVGGWGALMDGLRAAEPLAVFEGLQASGPDLLRLGGGLGITPLGIASAAGFVGVGLAFLGAPQLLARFLAARDQREIRKAGPIAVGCIIVFDLGAVFTGMAARVLYPALADPETALPAMAAGLLPDLFTGLVLIIVLAAIMSTADSLLILASSAAVRDVYQKIFRPDARQRALSVLGKAVTVVLGVTGLLLALTAERAIFWFVLFAWSGLAAAFAPVVLCSLFWARTTRAGALAGMIAGFLVTMLWVVLFKAGFYDLYEMLPGFAAGFAVTIGVSLFTQPPEGAVEELAAIREEIR, encoded by the coding sequence ATGCCCTCTCCCGTGATCATCGGCGTCGTGGTCGTCTATCTCCTCTTCCTCCTCGTCATCGGGGTGTGGGGCGGGAAGGAATCGCACGACGTGAAGGGCTACTACGCCGCGGGCAAGAAACTCCCGTCGTGGGTCCTCGCCTTCTCCTCCAACGCGACGGGAGAGAGCGCCTGGCTTCTCCTCGGGCTCACGGGGATCGGGTACGCCCTCGGCATGCACGCGCTGTGGGTCGTCCTCGGCGAGGTACTCGGCGTCGCGCTCGCCTGGGCCTTCGTGGCGCGACCCTTCAAGGCGTTTACCGACCGCTACGGTTCGATCACCGTCCCCGACTACCTCGAGGACCGCTTCCGGGACAAGACGCACAGCTTCCGCATCGTCGGGGCCGTCATCGTCCTCTCGATGGTCGCCTTCTACGTGGGGGCGCAGCTCACGGCGACCGGCAAGGCGTTCGACTCCTTCCTCGGCACCGGCTACGGCGTGGGGGTCGGGCTCGGCCTCGCCGTGGTCCTCTTCTACACCGTCGTGGGCGGATTCAAGGCGGTGGCGTATTCGGACTTCGCCCAGGGCGTGCTCATGTTCGCGTGCCTCCTCGTCCTGCCGTTCGTCGGCATCGGCGCGGTGGGAGGCTGGGGTGCGCTCATGGACGGGCTGCGCGCGGCCGAGCCTCTCGCCGTGTTCGAGGGGCTGCAGGCGTCCGGCCCGGACCTCCTGCGGCTCGGAGGCGGGCTTGGCATCACCCCGCTCGGGATCGCGAGCGCGGCCGGGTTCGTGGGCGTCGGACTCGCGTTCCTCGGCGCCCCGCAACTCCTGGCGCGTTTCCTCGCGGCGCGCGACCAGCGCGAGATCCGGAAGGCGGGGCCGATCGCCGTCGGCTGCATCATCGTGTTCGACCTGGGGGCCGTGTTCACCGGGATGGCCGCCCGCGTCCTCTACCCGGCCCTCGCCGACCCCGAGACGGCGCTCCCCGCCATGGCCGCGGGCCTCCTGCCCGACCTGTTCACGGGCCTCGTCCTCATCATCGTCCTCGCCGCCATCATGTCGACCGCCGATTCCCTGCTGATCCTCGCCTCCTCCGCGGCGGTGCGGGACGTCTACCAGAAGATCTTCCGCCCCGACGCCCGGCAGCGGGCGCTCTCCGTGCTGGGCAAGGCGGTGACGGTCGTGCTCGGCGTGACCGGGCTCCTGCTCGCGCTCACCGCCGAGCGGGCGATCTTCTGGTTCGTCCTCTTCGCCTGGTCCGGCCTCGCGGCGGCGTTCGCCCCGGTCGTGCTGTGCTCGCTCTTCTGGGCCCGAACCACGCGAGCCGGCGCGCTCGCCGGCATGATCGCCGGTTTCCTCGTGACGATGCTGTGGGTCGTCCTCTTCAAGGCGGGCTTCTACGACCTGTACGAGATGCTCCCGGGCTTCGCGGCGGGGTTCGCCGTCACCATCGGCGTGAGCTTGTTCACGCAGCCGCCGGAGGGCGCGGTCGAGGAGCTGGCCGCCATCCGCGAGGAGATCAGATAG
- a CDS encoding glycosyl hydrolase yields the protein MYDSVRPPVISPLERVRASFLALSVLASLSLAAMPAGLGAQDHVSLLPPMEWRSIGPDRGGRSIAVAGHAERPFEYYFGATGGGLFKTTDGGTTWTPVTDGQVGSASVGAVAMAPSDPDIVYIGMGEVQLRANVLQGDGVYRSDDAGKTWRHLGLADTHAIGRIRIHPTDPDRAYVAALGHPFGPNPERGVFRTADGGDTWEKVLFRDERTGAVDLVLDPSDPDVLYATLWQVYRKPWRLWSGGEGSGIFKSTDGGDTWTELTRNPGLPDGVLGKITIAVSGADPDRVWANLEAERGGLYRSDDGGLTWTFVNGHRDIWQRAFYFQRLVADPVDRNTLYILNFRLMRSTDGGRTLESVPETHVDHHDLWIDPTNPLRMIDGNDGGGVVTVNGGRTWTSMRYPTAQIYRLATTADFPYHVCGAQQDNTTVCVSSEWAHLRDPASPSAEWMYPVGGGESGYIAPHPADPDIFYAGATNTLTRYDRETGAATDIQPWPRIVMGEPARDMPERWNWTYPIAVSPLAPHALYVGSQHLWRSLDEGESWAKISPDLTRAEPETLDDSGGPVVKDQDGPEIYGTLYSIGLSPHDPETIWTGSDDGLVHVSRDGGGNWRDVTPPDMPPHTRVMTVEVSPHDPASAHVAGIRYEMDDRSPYAWRTDDYGASWKRIVDGIPEGAFVRVIREDPARDGLLYAGTEHGVFVSFNGGSRWSDLSFRLPDTPVTGISVEARDLVISTHGRSFWVLDDIETLRQLRADVATADVHLFSPADAVRRSIPATIDFRVSASEVHVRLDILTDDREPVRTLVDGTARGGTHRIRWDLRYPGAVTFPGIVLEGGNPALGPWAPPGRYLAQLTVDGTTREEAFEVRRDPRLGDVPAAAFTDQFRLAMAIRDAESRANESVILARDLLARIDATTADIEDDALRDEASRFAAGIEAVAGELYQLRNQSPKDKIAFPIKLNDRLTGLRSHLERGDGTPTDAYEAVFNELSAELDEHLRTLERMLTGDLSRLNRRLGEAGLPQLEIRPPRD from the coding sequence ATGTACGACAGCGTTCGCCCGCCGGTCATCTCGCCCCTGGAGCGTGTCCGAGCGTCGTTCCTCGCGCTCTCGGTCCTGGCCTCGCTGTCGTTGGCCGCGATGCCGGCGGGGCTCGGAGCCCAGGACCACGTCTCGCTCCTGCCGCCCATGGAGTGGCGCTCGATCGGACCGGACCGGGGCGGACGCTCCATCGCCGTGGCGGGCCACGCCGAACGACCGTTCGAGTACTACTTCGGCGCGACGGGCGGAGGGCTGTTCAAGACGACGGATGGCGGGACGACATGGACCCCGGTGACCGACGGGCAGGTGGGCAGCGCCTCTGTCGGGGCGGTCGCGATGGCCCCCTCCGACCCGGACATCGTCTACATCGGCATGGGCGAGGTGCAGCTCCGCGCCAACGTCCTCCAGGGCGACGGCGTCTACCGCTCTGACGATGCCGGGAAGACGTGGCGCCACCTCGGCCTCGCCGACACGCACGCGATCGGGCGCATCCGCATCCACCCCACCGACCCGGACCGCGCCTACGTGGCGGCGCTCGGCCATCCCTTCGGTCCCAACCCGGAGCGCGGCGTCTTCCGGACGGCCGATGGGGGAGACACGTGGGAGAAGGTGCTCTTCCGCGACGAGCGCACGGGAGCCGTCGACCTCGTCCTGGATCCGAGCGATCCGGACGTCCTGTACGCGACGCTGTGGCAGGTGTACCGCAAGCCGTGGCGCCTGTGGAGCGGCGGCGAAGGGTCGGGGATCTTCAAGTCCACCGACGGGGGCGACACGTGGACCGAACTCACGCGCAACCCGGGCCTTCCGGACGGCGTGCTCGGCAAGATCACGATTGCCGTGTCCGGCGCGGATCCGGACCGGGTATGGGCGAACCTCGAGGCCGAGCGCGGCGGGCTGTACCGCTCCGACGACGGGGGCCTGACGTGGACATTCGTCAACGGCCACCGGGACATCTGGCAGCGCGCGTTCTACTTCCAGCGCCTGGTCGCGGACCCCGTCGACCGGAACACGCTCTACATCCTCAACTTCCGGCTCATGCGCTCGACCGACGGCGGACGGACGCTCGAGAGCGTGCCGGAGACTCACGTCGACCACCACGACCTGTGGATCGATCCGACGAACCCGCTGCGCATGATCGACGGCAACGACGGAGGTGGCGTCGTCACGGTGAACGGGGGGCGGACGTGGACGTCGATGCGGTATCCGACCGCCCAGATCTACCGCCTCGCGACGACCGCCGACTTCCCCTACCACGTGTGCGGCGCGCAGCAGGACAACACCACCGTGTGCGTGTCCTCCGAGTGGGCGCACCTGCGGGATCCCGCGAGCCCAAGCGCGGAGTGGATGTACCCGGTGGGCGGAGGCGAGAGCGGCTACATCGCGCCGCACCCCGCCGACCCCGACATCTTCTACGCGGGCGCGACGAACACGCTCACCCGGTACGACCGCGAGACCGGCGCCGCTACGGACATCCAGCCGTGGCCCCGCATCGTCATGGGCGAGCCCGCGCGGGACATGCCCGAGCGGTGGAACTGGACCTATCCGATCGCCGTGTCACCCCTGGCGCCCCACGCGCTGTACGTCGGATCCCAACACCTCTGGAGGTCGCTCGATGAGGGTGAGTCGTGGGCGAAGATCAGCCCGGATCTGACGCGCGCCGAGCCGGAAACGCTCGACGACTCCGGTGGCCCGGTCGTCAAGGATCAGGACGGGCCCGAGATCTACGGCACGCTCTACTCGATCGGGCTTTCGCCGCACGATCCGGAGACGATCTGGACCGGATCCGACGACGGTCTCGTGCACGTATCGCGCGATGGCGGCGGCAACTGGCGGGACGTCACGCCGCCCGACATGCCCCCGCACACGCGCGTCATGACCGTGGAGGTTTCTCCGCACGATCCCGCGAGCGCGCACGTGGCCGGGATCCGGTACGAGATGGACGACCGGTCGCCGTACGCGTGGAGGACGGACGACTACGGAGCAAGTTGGAAACGGATCGTCGATGGCATCCCCGAGGGCGCCTTCGTGCGCGTGATCCGGGAGGATCCGGCGCGCGACGGCCTCCTCTACGCGGGCACCGAGCACGGCGTCTTCGTTTCCTTCAACGGCGGCTCGAGGTGGAGCGACCTGTCGTTCCGGCTCCCGGATACGCCCGTCACGGGCATCTCGGTCGAGGCGCGCGACCTCGTGATCAGCACGCACGGCCGCTCCTTCTGGGTCCTCGACGACATCGAAACGCTGCGGCAGCTACGGGCGGATGTCGCGACCGCCGACGTACACCTCTTCTCCCCGGCCGACGCGGTTCGGAGATCGATCCCCGCGACGATCGACTTCCGCGTGAGCGCGTCGGAGGTCCACGTGCGACTCGACATCCTGACGGACGACCGCGAACCCGTCCGCACCCTCGTCGACGGAACGGCGCGCGGGGGCACCCATCGGATCCGCTGGGACCTCCGCTACCCGGGCGCGGTGACGTTCCCGGGGATCGTCCTCGAGGGCGGCAACCCCGCCTTGGGCCCGTGGGCGCCGCCGGGGCGCTACCTGGCACAGTTGACGGTCGACGGAACCACGCGCGAGGAGGCCTTCGAGGTGCGCCGCGACCCGAGACTCGGAGACGTGCCCGCCGCCGCCTTCACCGATCAGTTCCGCCTCGCCATGGCGATCCGCGACGCCGAGAGCCGGGCCAACGAGAGCGTCATCCTGGCGCGCGATCTCCTCGCCCGGATCGACGCGACCACCGCGGACATCGAGGACGACGCCCTCCGGGACGAGGCATCCCGCTTCGCGGCGGGGATCGAGGCGGTCGCGGGAGAACTCTACCAGCTCCGGAACCAGAGCCCGAAGGACAAGATCGCCTTCCCCATCAAGCTCAACGACCGCCTGACCGGCCTGCGCAGCCACCTGGAGCGGGGAGACGGCACCCCGACCGACGCATACGAGGCGGTCTTCAACGAGCTGTCCGCGGAGCTGGACGAACACCTGCGGACCCTGGAACGGATGCTCACGGGCGACCTGTCCCGCCTGAACCGGCGCCTCGGGGAAGCGGGTCTTCCGCAACTGGAGATCAGGCCGCCGCGCGACTGA
- a CDS encoding PIN domain-containing protein — protein MVFDTNVLVYAASRNSKFHLPCRQQLDEARRGPSPSFLTWSVCYEFLRVTTHPQVMPSPWRTGEAWRFLSELLNSPGVDLLTATPRHAAVLARTVEELPEIRANQMHDVHTAVLMREHGVSRICTRDAGFRRFPFLTVIDPAA, from the coding sequence CTGGTCTTCGACACCAATGTGCTTGTGTACGCCGCGAGCAGGAACTCGAAATTCCACCTCCCCTGCCGGCAGCAGTTGGACGAAGCGCGTCGCGGGCCTTCACCGTCCTTCCTCACGTGGAGCGTCTGTTACGAGTTCCTGCGCGTGACCACGCACCCGCAGGTGATGCCGTCACCGTGGCGAACTGGGGAGGCCTGGCGCTTTCTCTCGGAGCTCCTCAACTCGCCGGGCGTCGACCTGTTGACCGCGACGCCGCGTCACGCGGCGGTCCTCGCCCGGACGGTCGAGGAGCTTCCGGAAATCCGCGCGAACCAGATGCACGATGTGCACACGGCCGTCCTGATGCGCGAGCACGGCGTCAGCCGCATATGCACGCGCGATGCGGGTTTTCGCCGCTTTCCGTTCCTTACGGTGATCGATCCGGCGGCGTAA
- a CDS encoding aminotransferase class V-fold PLP-dependent enzyme: MTEWSRRNFVRTAAAAGLALPAAPALAHTVGAPEGGDGAGPVLDSRPRSDDDPLGIRGQFPVTEEFAYLNTASTGPLPRPVHEALVAYADEKLSYNDPGSRGRATARARSRFASLFGADEDEIALLFSTSDGENMVAKAIDWQPGDNVVIDELHFVTAFVVYRELERRHGVELRIIPSREGRAQPEDYDAYTDDRTRLISVAWVSNRNGFRHDLSTLAEIAHARGGYLFADGIQAFGTFPTNLHDEGVDFACGNGYKWLFADFGCAPLYVRREHHEWMQPDRFGHGHVAETLPEHQYRLKTDAQKYEYANPAYGPIAAMDAALGFLGEVGLEPIAEHTHALAGQLREGAADLGMKLFTPPANPSAIVSFYHGMDPDELGDALRGEGVFFTFQEGGELLRAAVAMFNNRDDVDRLLGVIAARV; this comes from the coding sequence ATGACCGAGTGGAGCCGCCGCAACTTCGTCAGGACGGCCGCCGCCGCGGGGCTCGCGCTCCCGGCCGCGCCGGCTCTCGCGCACACCGTTGGGGCGCCTGAAGGCGGTGACGGCGCCGGGCCGGTCCTCGACTCGCGTCCACGCTCGGACGACGATCCGCTGGGGATCCGGGGCCAGTTTCCGGTCACCGAGGAGTTCGCGTACCTGAACACGGCGTCCACGGGGCCGCTTCCGCGTCCGGTGCACGAGGCGCTCGTCGCGTACGCGGACGAGAAGCTGAGCTACAACGATCCGGGGAGCCGCGGACGGGCCACGGCCCGCGCCCGCAGCCGCTTCGCGAGCCTGTTCGGGGCGGACGAAGACGAGATCGCGCTCCTGTTCTCGACCAGCGACGGCGAGAACATGGTGGCGAAGGCGATCGACTGGCAGCCGGGCGACAACGTGGTCATCGACGAACTCCACTTCGTCACCGCCTTCGTCGTGTACCGCGAACTCGAGCGGCGCCACGGAGTCGAACTCCGGATCATCCCCTCGCGCGAGGGGCGCGCCCAACCCGAGGACTACGACGCCTACACCGACGACCGCACGCGCCTCATCAGCGTGGCGTGGGTCTCGAACCGGAACGGGTTCCGGCACGACCTGTCGACGCTGGCCGAGATCGCGCACGCCCGTGGCGGCTACCTGTTCGCCGACGGGATCCAGGCGTTCGGCACCTTCCCGACCAACCTCCACGACGAGGGCGTCGACTTCGCCTGCGGCAACGGCTACAAGTGGCTCTTCGCCGACTTCGGCTGCGCGCCGCTGTACGTGCGGCGGGAGCACCACGAGTGGATGCAGCCCGACCGCTTCGGGCACGGGCACGTGGCCGAGACGCTCCCGGAGCACCAGTACCGGCTGAAGACGGACGCGCAGAAGTATGAGTACGCGAACCCCGCCTACGGCCCGATCGCGGCCATGGACGCCGCCCTCGGCTTCCTGGGCGAGGTGGGGCTGGAGCCGATCGCCGAGCACACGCACGCGCTCGCGGGCCAGCTCCGCGAGGGCGCCGCGGACCTCGGCATGAAGCTGTTCACGCCGCCCGCGAATCCCTCGGCCATCGTGAGCTTCTACCACGGGATGGATCCGGACGAGCTCGGCGACGCCCTGCGCGGGGAAGGCGTGTTCTTCACGTTTCAGGAGGGAGGGGAACTCCTCCGCGCCGCCGTCGCCATGTTCAACAACCGCGACGACGTCGACCGCCTCCTCGGAGTGATCGCCGCCCGCGTATAG
- a CDS encoding amidohydrolase, which translates to MSDFTRRDFMAISGLAAGGAALAGCGPGGAGDSPGGSRAGAATGGHADLVVRDATVYTVDDGLPRAEAFAVKSGRFLAVGSSDDVSNLIGPGTDVIDAAGHTVVPGFIDAHNHPFYSGTKHLKQVSLDVRSIEGIKSALGERAQNTPPGQWVQGFLYDDTKLADGRPLTRADLDDAVPDHPVSVTHRGGHTGVYNSRAFELAGITADTPDPPGGKYYRENGELTGRVAEHAKDPLESLIPAGTTRAERQESIRLIGERMAAAGLTSVHETGAGNDLVSYQDAYEAGELHFRAYVFPNAGDASFLFASLKAAGIRTGFGDEWVRVGGIKYVADGSASERTMAMSTPYVGRPDDFGILTMDQEGIHHAVDDAVRNGWQIGIHANGDLATDMCLTAFERAQREMPQADPRFRLEHCSLVNDDLLRRIRDVGAIPTPFYTYVHFHGNKWGEYGAEKMEWMFAHRRFIDYGIPVAGASDYPPGPFETLMGIQSMVTRTDMQGREWGPSQKITVEEALRVCTINGAHAAFEEGIKGSITAGKLADFVILAEDPHTADPFAIKEIEILRTVVGGRATYEA; encoded by the coding sequence ATGAGCGACTTCACGCGGCGTGACTTCATGGCAATCTCCGGCCTCGCGGCGGGCGGCGCGGCGCTGGCGGGCTGCGGCCCGGGAGGCGCCGGGGACTCCCCAGGCGGATCCCGCGCCGGCGCCGCGACGGGCGGGCACGCGGACCTCGTCGTCCGCGACGCGACCGTCTACACCGTCGATGACGGCCTGCCGCGCGCCGAGGCGTTCGCCGTCAAGAGCGGGCGCTTCCTCGCCGTGGGCTCGAGCGACGACGTCTCCAACCTCATCGGCCCGGGAACCGACGTCATCGACGCCGCCGGCCACACCGTCGTCCCCGGCTTCATCGACGCGCACAACCATCCCTTCTACTCCGGCACGAAGCACCTCAAGCAGGTGAGCCTCGACGTGCGCTCGATCGAGGGCATCAAGAGCGCGCTCGGCGAACGGGCCCAGAACACGCCGCCCGGCCAGTGGGTGCAGGGTTTCCTCTACGACGACACGAAGCTCGCGGACGGGCGCCCGCTGACCCGCGCGGACCTCGACGACGCGGTCCCGGACCACCCCGTCTCCGTCACCCACCGCGGCGGCCACACCGGCGTCTACAACTCCCGGGCGTTCGAACTCGCCGGGATCACCGCCGACACGCCGGACCCCCCCGGTGGCAAGTACTACAGGGAGAACGGCGAACTCACCGGGCGCGTGGCCGAACACGCCAAGGACCCGCTCGAGAGCCTCATCCCCGCCGGGACGACGCGCGCCGAGCGGCAGGAGAGCATCCGCCTCATCGGCGAACGCATGGCGGCGGCCGGCCTCACCTCCGTCCACGAGACCGGCGCCGGCAATGATCTCGTGAGCTATCAGGACGCCTACGAGGCGGGCGAACTCCACTTCCGCGCCTACGTCTTCCCCAACGCCGGCGACGCTTCCTTCCTCTTCGCTTCCCTCAAGGCTGCGGGTATCCGGACCGGCTTCGGGGACGAGTGGGTGAGAGTCGGCGGGATCAAGTACGTGGCGGACGGCTCCGCCTCCGAGCGCACGATGGCCATGTCCACGCCCTACGTCGGACGCCCGGACGACTTCGGCATCCTCACGATGGATCAGGAGGGGATCCACCACGCGGTGGACGACGCGGTCCGGAACGGGTGGCAGATCGGCATCCACGCGAACGGCGACCTCGCGACCGACATGTGCCTCACCGCCTTCGAGCGCGCGCAGCGCGAGATGCCGCAGGCCGACCCCCGCTTCCGCCTCGAGCACTGCTCGCTCGTCAACGACGATCTCCTGCGCAGGATCCGGGACGTGGGCGCGATCCCGACGCCCTTCTACACCTACGTCCACTTCCATGGCAACAAGTGGGGCGAGTACGGGGCGGAGAAGATGGAGTGGATGTTCGCACACCGCCGGTTCATCGACTACGGGATTCCCGTGGCGGGCGCCTCCGACTATCCGCCGGGGCCGTTCGAGACGCTGATGGGCATCCAGAGCATGGTCACGCGCACGGACATGCAGGGGCGCGAGTGGGGCCCGAGCCAGAAGATCACGGTCGAGGAGGCGCTCCGCGTGTGCACGATCAACGGAGCCCACGCCGCGTTCGAGGAAGGGATCAAGGGATCGATCACCGCGGGCAAGTTGGCGGACTTCGTGATTCTTGCGGAGGACCCGCATACGGCCGACCCCTTCGCGATCAAGGAGATCGAGATTCTGCGCACCGTCGTCGGCGGGCGCGCCACGTACGAAGCCTGA